DNA sequence from the Cucurbita pepo subsp. pepo cultivar mu-cu-16 chromosome LG06, ASM280686v2, whole genome shotgun sequence genome:
agagagattttcacaccacgtgtctactagggagaagtttgtacgcccttgtaagaaatgttttgttcccctcacCTTACACTTTACCCCTCTTAAAGCCTAACGTCTAttgtctcatggttttaaaatgtgtctactaggtagagatttccacacccttttaataaaaaatactttgttcccctcACTTTACAATCTACCCTTCCTGGTGCCCATCGTCCTTATTGGTgggttttaaaacgggtctaatagggagagatttcaacactattataaggaatgctcacaatctaccctttCTGGAGTCCGCCCAGTGTtggactctgataccattcggATTTTTTCTTCCGAGCTTCCCTTCAATGTCGGTTTCTACACGTTTATAAGGATTATTTCGTTTTGGATGCTCGAGAATGGGGAATTTGGACTAGTTTACTTGGTTTCAAGTAAGAGTTATAGAATTTGGTTAAGAAGTATAAGGGGGAAGTCTTTGTTTTGAAAGATTAGTGGAGCAGAGGAAATAATTGAAGAGCTCTCTGTTCCTGTTATATATAACAAGAATCTGCTCCAATTCCACTCACCCACCCACCTGAGACTCCATTTTTCCCTTCCtttccttctccttcctccATTAGTTTCCCCTCAAGCTTGCAACACAAGAAAGGAGGTATGATCCTATTTTTGTTACCCTTTTTTATACATCTTTAATGCATTCTTCTCTTGGCTTCTCttcctttcatttcattgtttgTCGGTCGTCAAGTTTCTTTCGTTTAAATGAATGAACCCAACAATGGTTCTGGATTTGATCAAAGAAAAACGCCGCCGCTCACTCACCTGAACGACGGCGGCGATAGAGAAGTTTCAGGGGAAAAAACAATACGTTACTTGGATTAATCTGTGTTCTTCGATCTGTCTCTGCCTAGAAACTTTAACGCAGTCGgaattgctctgttttttctctgtttttttctacAGGAACTAATTGCAGAGATAATTATGGAAAAAGAAGCCGATTTCTCTCGTTGTGGTTTCATGAGAGGGGTTTTCCAGCGACGGTGCAAATGGTTGAAGAAAACCTCTGTGCATTCATTACCCACAAACAACACCGAACCAGTCGACTTAAAAGTACCCAAAACAGAGAACCCAACAAGGAAGAGCCGGAGCTCTGTTTCCGACGATGCGCCAACAGCCAGAAACTCAGTGGAACAAGATCAAAAGACACCGAAAAAGCCCACTTTGGATCAAGCAAGGCCGTCGATTTCTCAACAAAAGAATCAAAGTCGACGACCTTCCGATGCTGCAAGAAGCTCCACATCGTCCTCCAATGGCTCTTCTGCACAAACCAGAGCGATGAATTCCCAGCAACAATTGACCGAACCCAGAACCCACATCCGAACATCTTTAAGTAATGGCGCGGTTTTGGGTAATTTGAAGCAAGCTGGAGGTGGGAATCTGTCGGCAAACAACAGTCCAAGGCTGAAAGAGATGAACTCAAGTCCAAGACTTGGAGGTAATAACATGGGGAACATAATTCGGAGAAATTCATGTGAATTCCGACAGATTCAAGGCGTGAGAGGTAAATTAGAGCCAGATGTTTTGAAATCCATGGGAAATGAGGCATACAAAAAGGGGAAATATGAAGAAGCATTGGCTTTGTATAACAGAGCAATAGATTTGGATTCAGACAACGCCGTTTACTACAGCAACAAAGGAGCTGCTCTGATTGGCTTAAACCGTTTGATGGAAGCCATTGAAGAATGCAAAAAAGCATTAAAGATTCAGCCTTCTTATCAAAGAGCCCATCAACGTCTAGCCACTATCTACCTCAGGTAATAATACGAATCTCTGTTCTTATTTCTGGGTTCAAAACTTGTCCGCCATTTGAAAGCTCAGCCACCACGAATTGCCATTTTGCTTATTACAGAACTGGAGAGCCTGAGAAAGCACTGGATCATATGGAACAATCCGGCCCTTACAGTGACATAAACGACATGAACAAAGCTCGTGCACTTCAGAGCTGCCTGAGTAGGTGTATTGAAGCAAGAAAGTTACAAGAATGGGACACTCTGTTCAAAGAGACCAATTATGCaatttcctctgtttcttgttCAGCTTATAAACTCTATGCCCTGCAAGCTGAGGCATTGTTGAAGCTCCATAGACATTTAGAGGCATATTCCATTTACCAAAAGGGTCAAACCCTGATGGCTAACACTCTAACCAAGTCATTTAGTGTATCTGATAGCGCCCTTATTTTATCCATCGAGGCACAAGTTTACATGACCATGGGCAGGTTAGAAGAAAGGGATCAAAATGATCTTCAAATTATGACTTGGGAACTTCGTTTCAGAGAGTAATAAGTTTTGGggttttgtgaattttttacAGGTTTGAGGAAGCAGTGGAAGCAGCTGAAAAATCAACACAGCTTGATCCAACCAACAGGGAAGCAAGTAGAGTGGCAAAATGGGCTAAGTTCATTTCATCAGCTCGATTGAGAGGCAATCTACTTTTCAAGGAATCTAGATTCTCTGAGGCCTGTATTGCATACAGTGAAGGATTAGAAAACGACCCATATAACTCAATTTTGTTATGCAATCGAGCTGCTTGTCGATCGAAGCTCGGGCAGTATGAGAAAGCTGTTGAAGATTGCACTGCAGCTCTCCACGCACAGCCATGTTACAGTAAAGCCAGACTCCGCAGGGCTGATTGCAATGCTAAAGTAAGTAACTTTTGCCTCAAAAGAGCTTCCTTATTTGATGCCATTAAGGTTGTTTGTAAAGATTTGTCCCAATTTTGTGACCAGATGGAACGATGGGAGGCTTCAATTCAAGATTATGAGGTTTTGATAAGAGAAACACCAGGAAATGAGGAAGTGGGGAGGGCTCTGTTCGAGGCACAGCTTCAGCTCAGAAAGCAGCATGGGGAGGACGTCAAAGACATGAAATTTGGGTCCAATTTGGTGTCTATATCTAGCTACGAGCGGTTTAGACACTTCGTTACTTCTCCTGGTAAATACTTGCAGCAGAAAAGTGATGCATCCATGTAAAAAGTAGTCtgttttttgaagttttgaatTGGCAGGGATGTGTGTGGCTTTGTTCTGCAACAAAGGCAACCAAAAACAGGGGTTGGAAGTGTTGGAGCAGGCTTACAAGAGGTTTCCATCAGTGAACTTTCTCAAGGTAAGAATCTAGTGAGTACTTAGTTGAGATTTTGAAGTTAGAATGCTGAATTTGGGAGAGTTTCAGGTGGAGATAGAAGATCATCCTTATTTGGCGAAGTTGGAGAAAGTGAGCGCCATTCCAGCTTTTAAGATATacagaaatggaagaatagTGAAGGAGATTGCAGCCTCTGAATCCCATTCATTAGAGAGCTTAGTGAAGATGTGCAGCAGTTGAGTTGAAGCAGAAGCTTAGAGAAACTTTTTGTTTACAACAGATTGGGCTACTCCAATGGAGTCGCCGCCATTGGGCTTTAGACAACCCTttat
Encoded proteins:
- the LOC111797071 gene encoding TPR repeat-containing thioredoxin TTL1-like; this encodes MEKEADFSRCGFMRGVFQRRCKWLKKTSVHSLPTNNTEPVDLKVPKTENPTRKSRSSVSDDAPTARNSVEQDQKTPKKPTLDQARPSISQQKNQSRRPSDAARSSTSSSNGSSAQTRAMNSQQQLTEPRTHIRTSLSNGAVLGNLKQAGGGNLSANNSPRLKEMNSSPRLGGNNMGNIIRRNSCEFRQIQGVRGKLEPDVLKSMGNEAYKKGKYEEALALYNRAIDLDSDNAVYYSNKGAALIGLNRLMEAIEECKKALKIQPSYQRAHQRLATIYLRTGEPEKALDHMEQSGPYSDINDMNKARALQSCLSRCIEARKLQEWDTLFKETNYAISSVSCSAYKLYALQAEALLKLHRHLEAYSIYQKGQTLMANTLTKSFSVSDSALILSIEAQVYMTMGRFEEAVEAAEKSTQLDPTNREASRVAKWAKFISSARLRGNLLFKESRFSEACIAYSEGLENDPYNSILLCNRAACRSKLGQYEKAVEDCTAALHAQPCYSKARLRRADCNAKMERWEASIQDYEVLIRETPGNEEVGRALFEAQLQLRKQHGEDVKDMKFGSNLVSISSYERFRHFVTSPGMCVALFCNKGNQKQGLEVLEQAYKRFPSVNFLKVEIEDHPYLAKLEKVSAIPAFKIYRNGRIVKEIAASESHSLESLVKMCSS